A segment of the Butyrivibrio fibrisolvens genome:
AAATAAAAAGGAACAACTTCTTCGCCGCCCGCCTGGCCAAGGACAAGACCTTTAACAAGCTCAATCGCTTTAAGAAGATTCGATTTACCGCTACCGTTTGGTCCATAGATTATAGCCAGTGGAAGAAATTCATCATCTTCAAGCTCTATTATATGATCCTTATGCTCTTTAACTTCAGAAACAGCCTGAAGATCAAGAGTTACAGTATCCTTTATGCTTTTATAATTATTAACTGTAAACTGTATAAGCATACGACTCCTTTCGTATTCTCCCATTTATTAATACCTATCGGCAATATTGATATATTCTTTATGTATTACCCTATCGATAAGATCAGCATAGTCTTAATATTTAACTCTATCACTACCACCAACGTAGCTTTAATATATAACTATCTGCTATTTCTTCATAAAAAAAGAGCAGAACGCCGTAGCGTCTGCCCCTTTGCATTTTCATATTATAGGAGAAAAAACTTAGTCTTCCTCAACATCTCCAACCGGCTTACCACCTGTTGCAAGCCACTTAAGATAAGCATTGATGAATGGATCAAGATCTCCATCAAGGACTCCGTCAGCGTTTGAAACCTTCTCGCCTGTTCTTGTGTCATTAACCATAGTGTATGGCTGAAGAACATAAGAACGGATCTGGCTTCCCCATGCATTATCCTTAACTTCACCTCTGATACCTGCAAGCTTAGCTTCGTTCTCTTCCATCTTGAGCATAAGGAGCTTAGCTTTGAGCATCTGCATAGCCTTATCCTTGTTCTGGAACTGTGAACGCTCGTTCTGACAAGTAACAACGATACCTGTTTCATAGTGTGTGATACGAATAGCAGATGATGTCTTGTTGATGTGCTGTCCACCTGCACCACTTGAACGATAAGTATCAACCCTGATCTCATCAGGACGAACTTCGATATCAAGATCCTCTTCGATATCAGGCATTACATCATTTGATACGAAAGATGTCTGACGCTTACCCTGTGCGTTGAAAGGACTGATACGAACAAGACGGTGAACACCTCTTTCAGACTTAAGGTATCCATATGCATTTAATCCATTGATCTGGAAAGTAACTGACTTAATACCAGCTTCATCACCATCAAGAAG
Coding sequences within it:
- the prfB gene encoding peptide chain release factor 2, producing MVVLDNMKIEIQNLKPTLDEVTASLDLETKKKRIEELNREMEEPTFWDDAEKANKKTKELKNMQDLIEKIENLNVQYGDIIDMIDMCNDEGTEDDDMAAEIRADLDEFKVVLEEIRIANLLNGEYDKCNAILKLSAGAGGTEACDWCSMLYRMYTRWAERHGFTVEVLDLLDGDEAGIKSVTFQINGLNAYGYLKSERGVHRLVRISPFNAQGKRQTSFVSNDVMPDIEEDLDIEVRPDEIRVDTYRSSGAGGQHINKTSSAIRITHYETGIVVTCQNERSQFQNKDKAMQMLKAKLLMLKMEENEAKLAGIRGEVKDNAWGSQIRSYVLQPYTMVNDTRTGEKVSNADGVLDGDLDPFINAYLKWLATGGKPVGDVEED